One region of Sardina pilchardus chromosome 18, fSarPil1.1, whole genome shotgun sequence genomic DNA includes:
- the prph2b gene encoding peripherin-2b, with protein sequence MALMPVKFDLAKRVKLAQGLWLAYWLSVMAGILVFSMGLFFKVELRKRSEMMDNNESHFVPNLLILAGLLACGINAFGGKVCHDSLDPAKFAKWRPMLKNYLLGCVAFNVLLFVAALLCFLMQFQLYFALAEGLRYSIRFYKDTDTPGRCFMKRTLDMTQIEFRCCGNNNYRDWFEVQWVSNRYLDFSNEDVKDRVLSNVEGKYLMDSVPFSCCNPGSPRPCIQHHLTNNTAHYDYDHHTEELNIWTRGCREALVSYYGGMMNSIGAFLLLVICLEVTVMVGLKYLTTSLETLANPEDPESESEGWLLEKSVKETMAEVTAKVKALCNRNQVEGEEPAAAS encoded by the exons ATGGCTCTGATGCCGGTGAAGTTCGACCTGGCCAAGCGGGTGAAGCTGGCACAGGGACTGTGGCTGGCGTACTGGCTCTCCGTCATGGCGGGCATCCTGGTGTTCAGCATGGGCCTGTTCTTCAAGGTGGAGCTACGCAAGCGCAGCGAGATGATGGACAACAACGAGAGCCACTTCGTGCCCAACCTGCTGATCCTGGCGGGCCTGCTGGCGTGCGGCATCAACGCCTTCGGCGGCAAGGTGTGTCACGACTCGCTCGACCCCGCCAAGTTCGCCAAGTGGAGGCCGATGCTGAAGAACTACCTGCTGGGCTGCGTGGCGTTCAACGTGCTGCTGTTCGTAGCGGCGCTGCTGTGCTTCCTCATGCAGTTCCAGCTGTACTTCGCTCTGGCCGAGGGGCTGCGCTACAGCATCAGGTTCTACAAGGACACGGACACGCCGGGCCGATGCTTCATGAAGCGCACGCTCGACATGACCCAGATCGAGTTCCGCTGCTGCGGGAACAACAACTACAGGGACTGGTTCGAGGTGCAGTGGGTCAGCAACCGCTACCTGGACTTCAGCAACGAGGACGTTAAAGA ccgtGTGCTGAGCAACGTTGAGGGGAAGTACCTGATGGACAGCGTGCCGTTCAGCTGCTGCAACCCCGGCTCCCCGCGGCCGTGCATCCAGCACCACCTGACCAACAACACGGCGCACTACGACTACGACCACCACACCGAGGAGCTCAACATCTGGACCCGCGGCTGCCGCGAGGCGCTCGTGTCCTACTACGGGGGCATGATGAACAGCATCGgggccttcctcctcctcgtcatctGTCTGGag gtgaCGGTGATGGTGGGCCTGAAGTATCTGACCACGTCGCTGGAGACGCTGGCCAACCCCGAGGACccggagagcgagagcgagggaTGGCTGCTAGAGAAGAGCGTCAAGGAGACCATGGCAGAGGTCACGGCCAAGGTCAAGGCCCTGTGCAACAGGAAccaggtggagggggaggagcctGCCGCCGCGAGCTGA